Sequence from the Erythrobacter insulae genome:
CGCCTTGCGCTTCTTCGTCGGTGTTGGGCCGATCTTGCGTGAACCATTCAATCACCCGGCCATAGAAAGGAGCCATCTGTTCGATCAACGCGGTGCGCATTTCTTCGCGTAGCTCGGCGGCGCGCTCTTCAGTAATTGTGCCGTCGGCGACCAGCGTTGCAAGATGCTCCTCGCCGCCTTTCCAAAGCGCTGAATCTTCGCCGCTTTTGTCAAAGGGCGCTCCGCTGATAAGTTTCTGCGATTCCGCAATCACCGCATCATAGGCAAAACGAGGAGGCCGCGTGCCGGCCTCTGCGTTGCTTTGCGCGCGGACCAGCAATTGATCCAATGCCCTGCCAACACCTCCGATACGCGCAATAAATGCCGCCATGTCGCTTTCGGAGGCCACGGTATGCTGGCTTAAAAGGAAGCTAGGGAGCGCAGTATGGGTGCCATTCATCTGGGTCAGGATGTATTCGTGATCCGCATATTTCAGCGCTTGCTCCACCTGATTCTTGCGGAATTGCCACATATCCCAAGACAGCTTGGCTTCGTCTGACAGCTCATCGTAGTCGAAGTTCGCTTCCATTTCGGCCGTGGCCGCTTGCCACCATTGCACCTGCTCTTGTTGCGCTTCGAGGCTGAAATCGTCGATCTTGTCATAATCGGTCTTGATGCCAAGCGATGTCTGGCGGATCGGGCTAAATGCGAGCTCTTCCTGAAATTTCTGGTCAAACCAGCTGTTGAGGCATTCCGTTTGAGTCGTCGCGCATTCAAGCGTTTCGACCGTCGGGTTCAGAAGGTCGCATCCTGTTACGGCGACAGAGGCCAGTAACAATGCGGCGAATTTCGTTCTCATGGCTCAGGAGTTCCCCAATTTGTTATCGTTTGCCGTGACATTGGGGCAAATCGCAGAAAATGAAAAGCCACCCCGGTCGAACAATGGCGGGATGTCTCGAGTGATCGATCCGATCGGCCACGGTCATTGGGCGCGGTTAAGTGGATGGCATCGGCCGGTTCAAATCGAGCAAGCGCTGCACACGGTCATTCGGCTTTAGATTGCCCAACGGATAGTGATGACGGTGCAAGTCGCGCAGGCGGCTGATTTCTTCCGTTCCAAGACTTGCTTCGAACTCGTGGACGATCGCGCTCTTGCCCCAATGCGGTCTGACCTGATCGAATTGGGTCAACACCTCGCGCTGAAGCCGTTCAAGCCATGCGTAATCGCGGGTGTCGGCGAACAGATCGATTGCTGCTGTTGGCCCTTCGAAATTACCAGCAAAAGGCAGAGGTGACTTGTCGCTGAGCTCGCGCACACCGATCAGGCTCTTTAAAAAAAAGCGCAGCGAGCGCCATTTGTCGACTTCGAGCAGGATGAACTTCACCACCTCTTCGGCGCGATCAAGTGGAACGTGGAAAGCAAGATTGTAGGCTGTGTGCGTGGTCGAAAAAAGGCCGGTCAGGATATCCGGAGAACGCTGGCTTTTCAGAAACGGCTCGGGGTCATAGAGGTAATCGAGATCGCGCGGATCGGTAATTGTCCGGCGATGACTACGGATATTGAGCCTGTCTGCGAGGCGCTGCAGCGGCCTTCGCAACGCCGGCAACAGCCGGTCAATGGCCCAATATCTCTCGATAATGAAGGTCGCAATCCCGGCCCAGGACAGGATGTTGGGGCGATGCCGTTTCTTGGCTTTGCCTGTTTTTGCCTGCCGCAATGTGTGCAGCATGATAAGCGGATCATCAGGATCGCTATACGGGACCACGGCCCAAGAAGTCGCGATGGATCCTTTTTGCAGAGCGTTCTTCTTTGAAAGACGGGTAATCCATGCGTCTGACTGAAAGCTTTCAAGCGAGGCGGCCTCCAGGGTCACGCTGATGATTGGGCCGATGGTACCGAAAGACAGGATCGCATAGCGGAAACTCGGATCGCTGCGGTTCAGTGCGACGATCTTGCCTTGGCCATCAAGGAACGTCAGTTGTGTGACGGCGTCGGCCATCGTCGCTTTCGCACCATAGCCGTGCGTGCCGGTGACGAGGGCGCCTATCACAGTTTGGGCCATGTAATTGCCGCTGTTAAACATCTTGAGATCATATTCGAGCAATTCACGTTTAAGTTGCTCGATAGTTGTCGAAGGCCCGCATGTTACAGTCTTCGCAAGGGGATCAACGTCGCAGAAATCCAGCGTCGATTTTCCCATCAGCACAGCATTCAGGCTGGGCGCGACCTGCACCCCATTATAGCTGTGAGATTG
This genomic interval carries:
- a CDS encoding FAD-binding protein, whose protein sequence is MKVFFGDITPHRFTSEETLADFVRDNEYCCIGQSHSYNGVQVAPSLNAVLMGKSTLDFCDVDPLAKTVTCGPSTTIEQLKRELLEYDLKMFNSGNYMAQTVIGALVTGTHGYGAKATMADAVTQLTFLDGQGKIVALNRSDPSFRYAILSFGTIGPIISVTLEAASLESFQSDAWITRLSKKNALQKGSIATSWAVVPYSDPDDPLIMLHTLRQAKTGKAKKRHRPNILSWAGIATFIIERYWAIDRLLPALRRPLQRLADRLNIRSHRRTITDPRDLDYLYDPEPFLKSQRSPDILTGLFSTTHTAYNLAFHVPLDRAEEVVKFILLEVDKWRSLRFFLKSLIGVRELSDKSPLPFAGNFEGPTAAIDLFADTRDYAWLERLQREVLTQFDQVRPHWGKSAIVHEFEASLGTEEISRLRDLHRHHYPLGNLKPNDRVQRLLDLNRPMPST